A region of Streptomyces sp. NBC_01267 DNA encodes the following proteins:
- a CDS encoding CDP-glycerol glycerophosphotransferase family protein, with product MTRAASREPRAASREPRAASREPRAASRERWLRVPVGEDPERWRTLPGKRLVVAVARTVTSTVRVLDVLRPVLRDDPRVDVVFAYDPTSAFNHGVEELLRTVGARVMPWGQLASAEPDLIVTATENARLPGVCPVLVLPHGVGFHKTVPDSRSTRERLAGLVPAALLRSGRARLAVSHPSQAAQLAAAHPAADGLSVLIGDPCYDALLEGRNLRARYRDALGVGPERRLVMLSTTWREESTMGSQPGLPARLLAELPRDEYAVALVSHPNVQAAHGSYQVETVLASARGSGLLRIPPAAGWQGTLLAADLLIGDHGSVTFYGAALGTPLLLGAFSEHEVVPGTPMAELGQLAPRLVQDAPLRAQIERTLSEHQPDRFRKLGESAFADPGHALGNLRTVVYEQLRLDPCEGPPPPRLAPVLPVPQPDEEDTTASVVITRVVTSQGDSRVVVERFPASVAHLVAEPDTDRTDTDSTDSVFRYVSCGDDARDQGVAESASVLVRRTAAPTAVAAARWAENVFARYPGALLAASSLAGGCCRVRLTDGRTVEVSTTGRTTDAGMSASAVYSCLRAGLPLAGFLTLCFAGREEDVTLRLLP from the coding sequence ATGACCCGAGCCGCGAGCCGCGAGCCGCGAGCCGCGAGCCGCGAGCCGCGAGCCGCGAGCCGCGAGCCGCGAGCCGCGAGCCGCGAGCGGTGGTTGCGTGTTCCGGTCGGTGAAGATCCCGAGCGCTGGCGCACCCTGCCCGGCAAACGCCTCGTGGTCGCCGTGGCCCGCACCGTCACCTCGACCGTTCGGGTCCTGGACGTGCTGCGCCCCGTTCTGCGGGACGACCCGCGCGTCGATGTCGTCTTCGCGTACGACCCGACCTCCGCGTTCAACCACGGAGTCGAGGAGTTGCTGCGGACTGTCGGCGCCCGCGTCATGCCCTGGGGGCAGTTGGCCTCGGCCGAGCCCGATCTGATCGTCACCGCCACCGAGAACGCCCGGCTTCCCGGAGTCTGTCCCGTCCTCGTCCTGCCGCACGGCGTGGGCTTCCACAAGACCGTCCCCGACTCCCGCAGCACCCGCGAACGGCTGGCCGGGTTGGTGCCCGCCGCCCTGCTGCGCAGCGGGCGGGCCCGGCTCGCGGTCTCGCACCCGAGCCAGGCCGCGCAGTTGGCTGCCGCCCACCCCGCGGCGGACGGACTCAGCGTGCTCATCGGGGATCCCTGCTACGACGCGCTGCTCGAAGGCCGGAACCTGCGCGCCAGGTACCGCGACGCCCTGGGCGTGGGCCCTGAGCGACGACTGGTGATGCTGAGCACGACCTGGCGCGAGGAGTCCACCATGGGCTCTCAACCGGGCCTACCGGCCAGGCTGTTGGCGGAGCTGCCGAGGGACGAGTACGCCGTCGCCCTCGTGAGCCACCCCAATGTGCAGGCCGCGCACGGCTCCTACCAGGTGGAGACCGTACTCGCGTCGGCCCGCGGCTCCGGTCTGCTGCGGATCCCGCCCGCAGCAGGCTGGCAGGGAACGCTGTTGGCCGCCGACCTGCTGATCGGCGACCACGGATCCGTGACCTTCTACGGAGCCGCGCTCGGAACCCCGCTGCTGCTCGGCGCGTTCAGTGAGCACGAGGTGGTACCCGGCACACCGATGGCGGAGCTGGGCCAGCTGGCGCCGCGGCTCGTTCAGGACGCACCGTTGCGCGCACAGATCGAGCGCACACTCTCCGAGCACCAGCCGGACCGCTTCCGCAAGCTCGGGGAGAGCGCCTTCGCCGACCCCGGTCACGCGTTGGGGAATCTGCGCACCGTGGTGTACGAACAGCTCCGGCTCGATCCGTGCGAGGGGCCTCCACCGCCCAGGCTGGCTCCCGTACTCCCCGTGCCACAGCCGGACGAGGAGGACACGACCGCGTCCGTCGTCATCACCCGGGTCGTCACCAGCCAGGGCGACAGCCGGGTCGTGGTCGAACGGTTCCCGGCGTCCGTCGCTCACCTCGTCGCCGAACCGGACACCGACCGCACAGACACCGACAGCACGGACAGCGTCTTCCGGTACGTGAGCTGCGGCGACGACGCCCGGGACCAGGGCGTCGCGGAGAGCGCATCCGTCCTGGTGCGCCGTACGGCCGCCCCCACAGCGGTTGCCGCGGCCCGCTGGGCCGAGAACGTCTTCGCCCGCTACCCCGGCGCCCTGCTCGCTGCCTCGTCGCTCGCGGGCGGCTGCTGCCGGGTGCGGCTCACAGACGGCCGTACGGTCGAGGTGTCCACGACCGGCCGGACGACCGACGCCGGGATGTCGGCCTCGGCCGTCTACAGCTGCCTCCGGGCAGGCCTGCCCCTGGCGGGCTTCCTCACCCTCTGCTTCGCCGGGCGCGAGGAGGACGTCACGCTACGACTGCTCCCCTGA